One segment of Pseudodesulfovibrio sp. 5S69 DNA contains the following:
- a CDS encoding ABC transporter permease codes for MITTIACQNLLHDKLRLVVTLTGIVFSVVLITIQVGLFLGFTTTISSVIDNSGADVWVTSPGVKNFDIALPLKESKYYDTLSTPGVASAAKFITQFANWKKPDGGQESIQIIGFEPAKGMGGPWGLKVGSTDLLDLRDGIIPDQLYADKLGISKQGTVAEINDKRVRVVGFSQGIRSFTTSPFVFANLDTAWKVSSLKPGEFTYILVRADKGVSPEALRDSIRRHVQGVDVYTTKEFSWKTQRYWMFNTGAGTGILIAAFLGLVVGMVIVAQTLYATTLDHISEFATLKAMGAPNSYIYGILLTQASLSALLGYGFGIAISIIVSRFSNFSATAIVIPPLLGGGMFFLTLFMCVSSAVISIRKVMTLDPILVFKGR; via the coding sequence ATGATTACAACCATAGCCTGCCAGAACCTCCTTCACGACAAGCTCCGCCTGGTCGTCACTCTGACCGGGATCGTCTTTTCCGTGGTCCTGATCACCATCCAGGTGGGCCTCTTTCTTGGGTTCACCACGACCATCTCGTCGGTCATCGACAATTCCGGTGCCGACGTCTGGGTCACCTCGCCCGGTGTCAAGAATTTCGACATCGCCCTGCCGCTCAAGGAAAGCAAGTATTACGACACGTTATCAACTCCTGGCGTGGCCTCGGCCGCCAAGTTCATCACGCAGTTCGCCAACTGGAAAAAGCCGGACGGCGGCCAGGAATCGATTCAAATTATCGGGTTCGAGCCGGCCAAGGGAATGGGTGGCCCCTGGGGCCTGAAGGTCGGGTCCACCGACCTCCTGGACCTGCGCGACGGGATCATCCCTGACCAGCTCTACGCGGACAAACTCGGTATATCCAAACAGGGAACGGTCGCGGAGATCAACGACAAGCGGGTCCGCGTGGTCGGGTTCAGCCAAGGCATCCGCTCCTTCACCACCTCGCCCTTCGTCTTTGCCAACCTGGATACGGCATGGAAGGTTTCGAGTCTCAAACCGGGTGAATTCACTTATATTCTGGTGCGAGCGGACAAGGGCGTCTCGCCCGAGGCCTTGCGCGACTCCATCCGTCGGCACGTCCAGGGAGTAGACGTATACACCACCAAGGAATTCAGTTGGAAGACCCAGCGTTACTGGATGTTCAATACCGGCGCAGGCACGGGCATCCTCATCGCCGCCTTTCTCGGCCTGGTTGTCGGCATGGTCATCGTGGCCCAGACTCTGTACGCCACCACCCTGGACCACATCTCGGAGTTCGCCACCCTCAAGGCCATGGGCGCGCCCAATTCCTATATATACGGCATCCTGCTCACCCAGGCATCCCTGAGCGCCCTGCTCGGCTACGGGTTCGGCATCGCCATCTCAATCATTGTTTCCCGGTTCAGCAATTTTTCGGCAACGGCCATTGTCATCCCCCCCCTGCTGGGTGGGGGCATGTTCTTCCTGACATTGTTCATGTGCGTCAGCTCGGCGGTTATCTCCATCCGCAAGGTCATGACGCTCGACCCGATCCTGGTCTTCAAGGGGCGGTAG
- a CDS encoding ABC transporter ATP-binding protein has protein sequence MTAKTAIVLKDISKAYGPANNREYALRSATLDVLRGELLMLMGPSGSGKTTLLSIMGCILKPTSGFISVAGRDVANLSERALGRIRLDNIGYIFQEYNLFPTLNVLENVMVALDLRGYTRRRARDTAMKTLADVGLDDKAHVKPSTMSGGQKQRLAIARALAGSPQVILADEPTAALDSVNGHQVMELMHSLAKKGDCAVVVVTHDPRTVGFADRIVTIEDGLLHPQPLDGAKAPERKP, from the coding sequence ATGACGGCGAAAACAGCCATCGTGCTCAAGGACATCTCCAAGGCATACGGCCCGGCCAACAACCGGGAGTACGCCCTGCGCAGCGCCACCCTGGACGTGCTCCGGGGAGAGCTGCTCATGCTCATGGGCCCGTCCGGCAGCGGCAAGACCACCCTGCTCTCCATCATGGGCTGCATCCTCAAGCCTACTTCCGGCTTTATCTCCGTGGCGGGCCGCGACGTCGCCAACCTGTCCGAACGTGCACTGGGCAGGATCCGCCTCGACAACATCGGCTACATCTTTCAGGAATACAACCTGTTCCCGACCCTCAACGTCCTCGAAAACGTCATGGTCGCCCTGGACCTGCGCGGCTACACCCGACGCCGGGCCAGAGACACGGCCATGAAGACTCTGGCCGACGTGGGACTGGACGACAAGGCCCACGTCAAGCCCTCGACCATGAGCGGCGGGCAAAAGCAGAGGCTGGCCATTGCCCGCGCCCTGGCCGGATCGCCGCAGGTTATCCTTGCCGACGAGCCCACGGCCGCCCTGGACTCGGTCAACGGCCACCAGGTTATGGAACTGATGCACTCCCTGGCCAAGAAGGGCGATTGTGCCGTGGTCGTTGTCACCCATGACCCGAGAACCGTGGGATTCGCCGACCGCATCGTGACCATCGAGGACGGCCTGCTTCACCCACAGCCCCTGGACGGGGCAAAGGCTCCAGAGAGGAAACCATGA
- a CDS encoding HlyD family secretion protein: protein MKIVLLLLAITIGAAVYVVQASPQWLSDYLPDVGTSTENMAATPPLSDRSPWVAAYGRVEPATEERDLAFEISGVIESVVVEEDEHITKGQPLAYLRDAQYVAHLATAKANAQAKKAYYDKLVAGARKEEKSEAQSVVQRTRSVMINARNEMNRRKELLAKNLIAKEEVDRATKDFLVAEKQHEEAVQRMLITENQSRKEDILMAWAEYQAAVQSALEAEAQLDQTVLRSPIDGIVLRRHRLPGEHVSVFVETPVMTVADVSKFNVRAELDQKFVTYVHAGQEAFFTSEAFGDERIKGRVLRKAGTMQLTEIPPRTPGEKVDKIVLEVLVELEPREGMVTGLTGDVFILTDKAAGSEFNSIVNGQP from the coding sequence ATGAAAATCGTACTGCTGCTCCTGGCCATCACCATCGGCGCCGCGGTCTATGTGGTCCAGGCATCGCCGCAATGGCTGTCGGACTACCTGCCCGACGTCGGCACCTCCACCGAGAATATGGCCGCGACTCCACCGCTCAGCGACCGCTCCCCGTGGGTGGCGGCATACGGCCGCGTCGAACCGGCCACCGAGGAGCGCGACCTCGCCTTCGAGATCAGCGGGGTGATCGAATCCGTGGTGGTTGAAGAGGACGAGCATATCACCAAGGGGCAACCCCTGGCCTATCTCCGCGATGCACAGTATGTGGCGCACCTGGCTACGGCCAAGGCCAACGCCCAGGCCAAAAAGGCCTACTACGACAAACTGGTGGCCGGGGCGCGCAAGGAGGAAAAGAGCGAGGCACAATCCGTGGTCCAACGGACCCGATCGGTCATGATCAACGCCCGCAACGAGATGAACCGACGCAAGGAACTGCTCGCCAAGAACCTCATCGCCAAGGAAGAGGTGGACCGGGCGACCAAGGACTTTCTGGTGGCCGAAAAGCAGCACGAAGAGGCTGTGCAACGCATGCTCATCACCGAGAACCAGTCGCGCAAGGAGGACATCCTCATGGCCTGGGCCGAGTATCAGGCTGCGGTGCAGAGCGCCCTGGAAGCCGAGGCCCAGCTCGACCAGACCGTGCTCCGCTCGCCCATTGACGGCATCGTCCTGCGGCGGCACCGGCTGCCGGGCGAACACGTCTCGGTCTTCGTGGAGACCCCGGTCATGACCGTGGCCGACGTCAGCAAGTTCAACGTCCGGGCCGAGCTGGACCAAAAATTCGTCACCTATGTCCATGCGGGACAGGAGGCCTTCTTCACCAGCGAGGCCTTTGGCGACGAACGGATCAAGGGCCGGGTGCTGCGCAAGGCGGGCACCATGCAGCTGACCGAGATACCGCCCCGGACCCCCGGCGAAAAGGTGGACAAGATCGTGCTCGAAGTCCTTGTCGAGCTGGAACCCAGGGAAGGCATGGTCACGGGGCTGACCGGCGATGTCTTCATCCTGACGGACAAGGCCGCCGGCTCCGAATTCAACTCCATCGTCAACGGCCAGCCTTGA
- a CDS encoding CAAX prenyl protease-related protein, translating to MTPLIDRILPFCLYMAFVAVPEIGSRSGLFEISAHTAAALYPLKIGLVGLSLLWLWKRYDELRWSELARTRDTLLSLGLGAAVFLLWINLDLPFATMGASQGFDPNQFGGLRLPMIAVRLFGAAVIVPVMEELFWRSFLTRYLVDKNFTAVRHGTFTLFTFTATAVLFGLEHHLWLAGILAGAAYNYIYMRTGSVVQCVVSHGLTNLLLGGYVLVTGRWLFW from the coding sequence ATGACGCCGCTCATCGACCGCATCCTCCCATTCTGCCTGTACATGGCCTTTGTCGCGGTCCCGGAAATCGGGAGCCGGTCGGGGTTGTTCGAGATCTCCGCCCACACGGCGGCCGCCCTCTACCCGCTCAAGATCGGCCTGGTCGGCCTGAGCCTGCTCTGGCTGTGGAAGCGCTACGACGAACTGCGCTGGTCGGAACTCGCCCGCACCCGCGACACGCTCTTGAGCCTCGGCCTGGGCGCGGCCGTGTTTCTCCTGTGGATCAACCTCGACCTGCCCTTCGCCACCATGGGCGCCTCCCAGGGATTCGACCCCAACCAGTTCGGGGGATTGCGGCTGCCCATGATCGCCGTCCGGCTGTTCGGCGCTGCCGTGATCGTGCCGGTCATGGAGGAACTCTTCTGGCGCTCCTTCCTGACCCGCTACCTGGTGGACAAGAATTTTACCGCGGTCCGGCACGGCACCTTCACCCTCTTCACCTTCACGGCCACGGCCGTCCTGTTCGGCCTCGAACATCACCTGTGGCTGGCGGGCATCCTGGCCGGTGCGGCCTATAACTATATATATATGCGCACCGGCAGCGTCGTGCAGTGCGTCGTGTCCCACGGACTGACCAATCTCCTCCTCGGCGGCTACGTCCTCGTCACCGGCCGGTGGCTGTTCTGGTAA